In Eriocheir sinensis breed Jianghai 21 chromosome 64, ASM2467909v1, whole genome shotgun sequence, one DNA window encodes the following:
- the LOC126987266 gene encoding uncharacterized protein LOC126987266 isoform X4 — MAGRGCMLGSPSDSTNSPSITQDTSGSSLEGAYVAGLPLLDHLRAWLVSVHQDLSRTLKPRQRNTLIAQLERARVELVYEAPPIGQYRQRQHMVVGVSRLGADRQAVLFPGEEASRRGLLTIAEYFREVHGLTLKYPSLNCVELHPSVFVPVELVRIISIPNMRGANLYWSSPDSTPSPVHGGGGGGGVETSPVEYRCGGGGCFSPSACVYNLYVVTTTTTTTTTTTTTTTNAYKLPMIGTTVSPTNPSTGVHNLCTIANTVSPTNPSTGVHNLCTIANTVSPTNPSTGVHNLCTIANTVSPTNPSTGVHNLCTIANTVSPTNPSTGVHSLSPLTNIHRTSTNISPLSSSSSSFFSPSSLSSFSSSSSSSSFSLTAAPYLPPPPTPHPLKHGFFGLELIMKVEEEEKKEEVEEKEAEEEEKEVKEDEEEEEEEGRRLEERKMEEVEDIEEASRKERGRMRDKGREEEEEEEEEREEEEETRKTGEREQVDKEGRDREEERREMEEEKEDKLRKTGEEKEVEEGREIEEGRQVEEGRKEDKLRKTGEEKEVEEGRQVEEGRKEDNLRKTEEEKEVEEGRQVEEGRKEDNLRKTEEEEEVEEGRQVEEGRKEDNLRKTEEEKDIDKGRKIEEGRKLEGKQMKEGRKEDNLRETEEEKEVEEGGEIEEGRKEDKLRKTEEEKEVDKGRELEKGRKFEGRQMEEGRKEDNLRETEEEKEVEEGGEIEEGRKEDKLRKTEEEKEVDKGRELQKGRKTERRQMGEEKEDNLRKTEEGTKVDKGRELQKGRKTGRRQMGEEKEEEKLRKTEAETPMKEERNKEERKIGIGRKEEEERDDETETEEEEGAEIDRPQAEEVEEVQHATQVEDAIHVDQGKHFFHIPATLHTWALYSYAENTTNNQLATFLIHLKQAGRTRGVEVAGPVQLRLPAARCQPGHNPLTDLQDLTTTYPGLQMVMVVVPDRYMYGRVKVVGDLCLGVATQCVYPRTVQHPRPAALGSLLAKINAKIGGCQMRGPRVAALPHLAPSLMVMGLHHHKLHHTNAGPAQGRGLMVGAVVASANLSSGQYLTEVQTQPSEDSAIADLTNMTRRLLECLTGQYRRPVPEQIVVYSDGVQKSQVEEERRAVTRGCHLFMASYSPHITWVEVYYRSLRSWPTTPAEPQSRSGFRLRSQHCSGRPFNTFIGSDGKSWLPTYYGITHGPGAIPVGAVERLSAALCHLPATALPKPLPCPLIYAHLAARRCRLHMRTLGENWTLRDYKELQRDVMRLVGVDVTNPVAHQPYYL; from the exons ATGGCCGGCCGGGGATGTATGTTAG GCTCCCCGTCAGACAGCACCAACAGCCCCTCCATCACCCAGGACACCAGCGGCAGCAGTCTGGAGGGCGCGTATGTGGCTGGGCTGCCCCTTCTGGACCACCTGCGCGCCTGGCTGGTCTCCGTGCACCAGGATCTGTCCCGCACCCTCAAGCCCAGGCAGCGGAACACCCTTATCGCGCAGCTGGAGAGGGCAAGG gtTGAGCTTGTGTACGAGGCACCCCCTATCGGCCAGTATCGTCAGCGCCAGCACATGGTAGTCGGAGTCTCACGCTTGGGCGCTGATAGACAGGCGGTTCTGTTCCCTGGCGAGGAGGCATCCAGGCGAGGGCTTCTAACCATCGCTGAGTACTTCCGAGAGGTACACGGCCTCACCTTGAAGTACCCCAGCCTGAACTGTGTCGAACTGCACCCTAGTGTGTTTGTGCCTGTGGAG CTTGTGAGGATCATATCTATCCCCAACATGCGGGGTGCCAACCTCTACTGGTCCTCCCCCGACTCCACTCCTTCCCCtgtccatggtggtggtggtggtggaggggtggagacaTCACCAGTGGAGTATAGATGTGGAGGGGGTGGTTGTTTCTCTCCAAGTGCTTGTGTCTATAACTTGtatgttgttactactactactactactactactactactactactactactaccaatgccTATAAGTTGCCTATGATTGGTACTACTGTCTCTCCTACTAACCCTTCTACTGGTGTCCATAACTTGTGTACCATTGCTAATACTGTCTCTCCTACTAACCCTTCTACTGGTGTCCATAACTTGTGTACCATTGCTAATACTGTCTCTCCTACTAACCCTTCTACTGGTGTCCATAACTTGTGTACCATTGCTAATACTGTCTCTCCTACTAACCCTTCTACTGGTGTCCATAACTTGTGTACCATTGCTAATACTGTCTCTCCTACTAACCCTTCTACTGGTGTCCATAGCCTGTCCCCTCTTACTAACATCCATAGAACTTCTACtaacatctctcctctctcctcctcctcttcttcattcttctctccttcctccttgtcctccttctcctcctcttcctcttcctcctccttctccctcactgcTGCCCCctatcttccccctccccccacaccccacccctTGAAGCATGGATTCTTTGGCTTGGAGCTgataatg aaggtggaagaagaggagaagaaggaggaggtggaagaaaaagaagcggaggaggaagagaaggaggtgaaagaagatgaagaggaggaggaggaggaaggaagaagattagaagaaaggaaaatggaagaggtggaagacatTGAAGAGGcaagcaggaaggagagaggaagaatgagagataaaggaagagaggaggaggaggaggaggaggaggaaagagaagaagaggaggaaacaaggaagacaggagagagagaacaggtggacaaagagggaagagacagagaggaagaaagaagagagatggaagaggaaaaagaagacaaattaaGAAAgacgggagaagaaaaggaggtggaggaaggaagagaaattgaggaaggaagacaagtggaagagggaagaaaagaagacaaattgagaaagacaggagaagaaaaggag gtggaggaaggaagacaagtggaagagggaagaaaagaagacaatttgagaaagacagaagaagaaaaggaggtggaggaaggaagacaagtggaagagggaagaaaagaagacaatttgagaaagacagaagaagaagaggag gtggaggaaggaagacaagtggaagagggaagaaaagaagacaatttaagaaagacagaagaagaaaaggacattgataaaggaagaaaaattgaggaaggaagaaaattagaaggaaaacagatgaaagagggaagaaaagaagacaatttgagagaaacagaagaagaaaaggaggtggaggaaggaggagaaattgaggaaggaagaaaagaagacaaattgagaaaaacagaagaagaaaaggag gttgataaaggaagggaattagagaaaggaagaaaatttgaaggaagacaaatggaagagggaagaaaagaagacaatttgagagaaacagaagaagaaaaggaggtggaggaaggaggagaaattgaggaaggaagaaaagaagacaaattgagaaaaacagaagaagaaaaggaggttgataaaggaagagaattgcagaaaggaagaaaaactgaaagaagacaaatgggagaagaaaaagaagacaatttaagaaagacagaagagggaACGAAGgttgataaaggaagagaattgcagaaaggaagaaaaaccggAAGAAGacaaatgggagaagaaaaagaagaggaaaaactacGAAAGACAGAAGCAGAAACAccgatgaaagaagaaagaaataaagaagaaaggaaaattggaataggaagaaaggaggaagaggagagagatgatgaaacagagacggaagaagaagaaggagcggAAATAGATCGACCACAAgcggaagaagtggaggaggtacAACACGCAACACAGGTGGAAGACGCAATACACGTGGATCAAGGCAAACACTTCTTCCACATCCCTGCCACACTCCACACCTGGGCGCTCTATAGCTATGCCGagaacaccaccaacaaccaacTAGC TACCTTCCTGATCCACCTCAAACAAGCCGGGCGGACCAGGGGCGTGGAGGTGGCCGGGCCTGTCCAGCTCCGATTGCCCGCTGCCCGCTGTCAACCAGGTCACAACCCCCTGACGGACCTGCAGGACCTAACCACAACCTACCCTGGCctgcagatggtgatggtggtggtgccggaCAGATATATGTATG GTCGGGTCAAGGTGGTGGGTGACCTGTGCCTGGGGGTGGCGACGCAGTGTGTGTACCCCAGGACAGTGCAACACCCCCGCCCGGCCGCCCTCGGAAGTCTGCTCGCCAAGATCAACGCTAAAATTGGAGGCTGCCAGATGAGGGGTCCACGCGTTGCCGCActgcct CACCTAGCCCCGTCCCTTATGGTGATGGGGCTGCACCACCACAAGCTCCACCACACCAATGCCGGGCCAGCGCAGGGAAGGGGGCTGATGGTGGGGGCAGTGGTGGCGTCGGCAAACCTCAGCAGCGGGCAATACTTGACAGAGGTTCAAACACAGCCAAGTGAGGACTCCGCCATCGCTGACCTCACCAATAtgacccg tCGCCTGCTGGAGTGTCTGACGGGGCAGTACAGGCGACCAGTGCCGGAGCAGATTGTAGTGTACAGTGACGGGGTACAGAAGAGCCaggttgaggaggagaggagggccgTCACGAGGGGCTGCCACCTCTTCATGGCCAGCTACTCCCCGCACATCACCTGGGTGGAGGTCTACTATAGATCGCTGcggag CTGGCCAACCACCCCTGCCGAACCCCAATCAAGGTCTGGGTTCCGTCTGAGAAGCCAGCATTGCAGCGGAAGACCATTCAACACCTTCATCGGC AGTGACGGGAAATCCTGGCTGCCGACCTACTATGGGATTACGCATGGGCCCGGTGCCATTCCTGTAGGGGCCGTTGAGCGCCTATCCGCGGCCCTGTGCCACCTCCCCGCCACAGCCCTGCCCAAGCCGCTGCCCTGCCCTCTCATCTATGCCCATCTAGCAGCAAGGAG GTGCCGGCTACACATGAGGACCCTGGGGGAGAACTGGACACTGAGGGACTACAAGGAACTCCAGAGGGATGTCATGCGCCTGGTGGGAGTGGACGTGACCAACCCTGTGGCACACCAACCCTACTATTTGTGa
- the LOC126987266 gene encoding uncharacterized protein LOC126987266 isoform X9: MAGRGCMLGSPSDSTNSPSITQDTSGSSLEGAYVAGLPLLDHLRAWLVSVHQDLSRTLKPRQRNTLIAQLERARVELVYEAPPIGQYRQRQHMVVGVSRLGADRQAVLFPGEEASRRGLLTIAEYFREVHGLTLKYPSLNCVELHPSVFVPVELVRIISIPNMRGANLYWSSPDSTPSPVHGGGGGGGVETSPVEYRCGGGGCFSPSACVYNLYVVTTTTTTTTTTTTTTTNAYKLPMIGTTVSPTNPSTGVHNLCTIANTVSPTNPSTGVHNLCTIANTVSPTNPSTGVHNLCTIANTVSPTNPSTGVHNLCTIANTVSPTNPSTGVHSLSPLTNIHRTSTNISPLSSSSSSFFSPSSLSSFSSSSSSSSFSLTAAPYLPPPPTPHPLKHGFFGLELIMKVEEEEKKEEVEEKEAEEEEKEVKEDEEEEEEEGRRLEERKMEEVEDIEEASRKERGRMRDKGREEEEEEEEEREEEEETRKTGEREQVDKEGRDREEERREMEEEKEDKLRKTGEEKEVEEGREIEEGRQVEEGRKEDKLRKTGEEKEVEEGRQVEEGRKEDNLRKTEEEKEVEEGRQVEEGRKEDNLRKTEEEKDIDKGRKIEEGRKLEGKQMKEGRKEDNLRETEEEKEVEEGGEIEEGRKEDKLRKTEEEKEVDKGRELEKGRKFEGRQMEEGRKEDNLRETEEEKEVEEGGEIEEGRKEDKLRKTEEEKEVDKGRELQKGRKTERRQMGEEKEDNLRKTEEGTKVDKGRELQKGRKTGRRQMGEEKEEEKLRKTEAETPMKEERNKEERKIGIGRKEEEERDDETETEEEEGAEIDRPQAEEVEEVQHATQVEDAIHVDQGKHFFHIPATLHTWALYSYAENTTNNQLATFLIHLKQAGRTRGVEVAGPVQLRLPAARCQPGHNPLTDLQDLTTTYPGLQMVMVVVPDRYMYGRVKVVGDLCLGVATQCVYPRTVQHPRPAALGSLLAKINAKIGGCQMRGPRVAALPHLAPSLMVMGLHHHKLHHTNAGPAQGRGLMVGAVVASANLSSGQYLTEVQTQPSEDSAIADLTNMTRRLLECLTGQYRRPVPEQIVVYSDGVQKSQVEEERRAVTRGCHLFMASYSPHITWVEVYYRSLRSWPTTPAEPQSRSGFRLRSQHCSGRPFNTFIGSDGKSWLPTYYGITHGPGAIPVGAVERLSAALCHLPATALPKPLPCPLIYAHLAARRCRLHMRTLGENWTLRDYKELQRDVMRLVGVDVTNPVAHQPYYL, translated from the exons ATGGCCGGCCGGGGATGTATGTTAG GCTCCCCGTCAGACAGCACCAACAGCCCCTCCATCACCCAGGACACCAGCGGCAGCAGTCTGGAGGGCGCGTATGTGGCTGGGCTGCCCCTTCTGGACCACCTGCGCGCCTGGCTGGTCTCCGTGCACCAGGATCTGTCCCGCACCCTCAAGCCCAGGCAGCGGAACACCCTTATCGCGCAGCTGGAGAGGGCAAGG gtTGAGCTTGTGTACGAGGCACCCCCTATCGGCCAGTATCGTCAGCGCCAGCACATGGTAGTCGGAGTCTCACGCTTGGGCGCTGATAGACAGGCGGTTCTGTTCCCTGGCGAGGAGGCATCCAGGCGAGGGCTTCTAACCATCGCTGAGTACTTCCGAGAGGTACACGGCCTCACCTTGAAGTACCCCAGCCTGAACTGTGTCGAACTGCACCCTAGTGTGTTTGTGCCTGTGGAG CTTGTGAGGATCATATCTATCCCCAACATGCGGGGTGCCAACCTCTACTGGTCCTCCCCCGACTCCACTCCTTCCCCtgtccatggtggtggtggtggtggaggggtggagacaTCACCAGTGGAGTATAGATGTGGAGGGGGTGGTTGTTTCTCTCCAAGTGCTTGTGTCTATAACTTGtatgttgttactactactactactactactactactactactactactactaccaatgccTATAAGTTGCCTATGATTGGTACTACTGTCTCTCCTACTAACCCTTCTACTGGTGTCCATAACTTGTGTACCATTGCTAATACTGTCTCTCCTACTAACCCTTCTACTGGTGTCCATAACTTGTGTACCATTGCTAATACTGTCTCTCCTACTAACCCTTCTACTGGTGTCCATAACTTGTGTACCATTGCTAATACTGTCTCTCCTACTAACCCTTCTACTGGTGTCCATAACTTGTGTACCATTGCTAATACTGTCTCTCCTACTAACCCTTCTACTGGTGTCCATAGCCTGTCCCCTCTTACTAACATCCATAGAACTTCTACtaacatctctcctctctcctcctcctcttcttcattcttctctccttcctccttgtcctccttctcctcctcttcctcttcctcctccttctccctcactgcTGCCCCctatcttccccctccccccacaccccacccctTGAAGCATGGATTCTTTGGCTTGGAGCTgataatg aaggtggaagaagaggagaagaaggaggaggtggaagaaaaagaagcggaggaggaagagaaggaggtgaaagaagatgaagaggaggaggaggaggaaggaagaagattagaagaaaggaaaatggaagaggtggaagacatTGAAGAGGcaagcaggaaggagagaggaagaatgagagataaaggaagagaggaggaggaggaggaggaggaggaaagagaagaagaggaggaaacaaggaagacaggagagagagaacaggtggacaaagagggaagagacagagaggaagaaagaagagagatggaagaggaaaaagaagacaaattaaGAAAgacgggagaagaaaaggaggtggaggaaggaagagaaattgaggaaggaagacaagtggaagagggaagaaaagaagacaaattgagaaagacaggagaagaaaaggag gtggaggaaggaagacaagtggaagagggaagaaaagaagacaatttgagaaagacagaagaagaaaaggag gtggaggaaggaagacaagtggaagagggaagaaaagaagacaatttaagaaagacagaagaagaaaaggacattgataaaggaagaaaaattgaggaaggaagaaaattagaaggaaaacagatgaaagagggaagaaaagaagacaatttgagagaaacagaagaagaaaaggaggtggaggaaggaggagaaattgaggaaggaagaaaagaagacaaattgagaaaaacagaagaagaaaaggag gttgataaaggaagggaattagagaaaggaagaaaatttgaaggaagacaaatggaagagggaagaaaagaagacaatttgagagaaacagaagaagaaaaggaggtggaggaaggaggagaaattgaggaaggaagaaaagaagacaaattgagaaaaacagaagaagaaaaggaggttgataaaggaagagaattgcagaaaggaagaaaaactgaaagaagacaaatgggagaagaaaaagaagacaatttaagaaagacagaagagggaACGAAGgttgataaaggaagagaattgcagaaaggaagaaaaaccggAAGAAGacaaatgggagaagaaaaagaagaggaaaaactacGAAAGACAGAAGCAGAAACAccgatgaaagaagaaagaaataaagaagaaaggaaaattggaataggaagaaaggaggaagaggagagagatgatgaaacagagacggaagaagaagaaggagcggAAATAGATCGACCACAAgcggaagaagtggaggaggtacAACACGCAACACAGGTGGAAGACGCAATACACGTGGATCAAGGCAAACACTTCTTCCACATCCCTGCCACACTCCACACCTGGGCGCTCTATAGCTATGCCGagaacaccaccaacaaccaacTAGC TACCTTCCTGATCCACCTCAAACAAGCCGGGCGGACCAGGGGCGTGGAGGTGGCCGGGCCTGTCCAGCTCCGATTGCCCGCTGCCCGCTGTCAACCAGGTCACAACCCCCTGACGGACCTGCAGGACCTAACCACAACCTACCCTGGCctgcagatggtgatggtggtggtgccggaCAGATATATGTATG GTCGGGTCAAGGTGGTGGGTGACCTGTGCCTGGGGGTGGCGACGCAGTGTGTGTACCCCAGGACAGTGCAACACCCCCGCCCGGCCGCCCTCGGAAGTCTGCTCGCCAAGATCAACGCTAAAATTGGAGGCTGCCAGATGAGGGGTCCACGCGTTGCCGCActgcct CACCTAGCCCCGTCCCTTATGGTGATGGGGCTGCACCACCACAAGCTCCACCACACCAATGCCGGGCCAGCGCAGGGAAGGGGGCTGATGGTGGGGGCAGTGGTGGCGTCGGCAAACCTCAGCAGCGGGCAATACTTGACAGAGGTTCAAACACAGCCAAGTGAGGACTCCGCCATCGCTGACCTCACCAATAtgacccg tCGCCTGCTGGAGTGTCTGACGGGGCAGTACAGGCGACCAGTGCCGGAGCAGATTGTAGTGTACAGTGACGGGGTACAGAAGAGCCaggttgaggaggagaggagggccgTCACGAGGGGCTGCCACCTCTTCATGGCCAGCTACTCCCCGCACATCACCTGGGTGGAGGTCTACTATAGATCGCTGcggag CTGGCCAACCACCCCTGCCGAACCCCAATCAAGGTCTGGGTTCCGTCTGAGAAGCCAGCATTGCAGCGGAAGACCATTCAACACCTTCATCGGC AGTGACGGGAAATCCTGGCTGCCGACCTACTATGGGATTACGCATGGGCCCGGTGCCATTCCTGTAGGGGCCGTTGAGCGCCTATCCGCGGCCCTGTGCCACCTCCCCGCCACAGCCCTGCCCAAGCCGCTGCCCTGCCCTCTCATCTATGCCCATCTAGCAGCAAGGAG GTGCCGGCTACACATGAGGACCCTGGGGGAGAACTGGACACTGAGGGACTACAAGGAACTCCAGAGGGATGTCATGCGCCTGGTGGGAGTGGACGTGACCAACCCTGTGGCACACCAACCCTACTATTTGTGa